The Neisseria sicca genome includes a window with the following:
- a CDS encoding Smr/MutS family protein, with the protein MKTDFQSTLQALGKQAKKEAEEKAAAEAAAKKQEAENADFASMVGTVTPLKQTSQYYSAPRDKSPIKPRPKEVSSLDEEDYFYIGSGGWDEPPASFSKNGQGKNDLQRLRNGHYPVVADVDLHGYTQEEAQQVLNEFIVFVQKRGVCAEIVHGSGLGSAGYKPVLKNMTRRWLMQHPDVLAYIEPREGNDGAVRILIKRRHSEER; encoded by the coding sequence ATGAAAACAGATTTCCAATCTACCCTTCAGGCCTTAGGAAAACAGGCGAAAAAAGAAGCGGAAGAAAAGGCTGCAGCAGAAGCGGCAGCTAAAAAGCAGGAAGCCGAAAATGCGGATTTTGCAAGCATGGTCGGGACGGTAACCCCGTTGAAACAAACTTCGCAATATTATTCTGCTCCGCGCGATAAATCGCCGATAAAGCCGCGTCCGAAAGAAGTATCTTCATTAGATGAAGAAGATTATTTTTATATCGGCAGCGGCGGTTGGGATGAGCCGCCTGCTTCGTTCAGTAAGAACGGGCAAGGTAAAAACGACCTGCAACGCTTGCGTAACGGCCATTATCCCGTCGTTGCTGATGTTGATTTGCACGGCTATACGCAAGAAGAAGCACAACAGGTATTAAATGAATTTATCGTGTTTGTCCAAAAGCGCGGCGTTTGTGCCGAAATTGTCCACGGTAGCGGCTTAGGTTCGGCAGGTTATAAACCTGTTTTAAAAAATATGACGCGCCGTTGGCTGATGCAGCATCCGGATGTTCTTGCCTATATCGAACCTCGCGAGGGTAATGACGGCGCTGTCCGCATCCTTATCAAACGCCGGCATTCGGAGGAGCGGTAA
- a CDS encoding GNAT family N-acetyltransferase, with translation MSLLTILRPATVQDCQAIHNAHLHAAQFACIRSYDENVLQAWEALLDTESYRHTIDDPDKALWVVEYKGAIRGFFQVDFKEAQLDALYVHPIFHNQGLGTALLRRAEELAHHAGLSFLKLYASLNSVPFYRINRYESLGSAVLQLNREVKVECELMRKYL, from the coding sequence ATGAGCCTGTTGACCATACTCCGTCCCGCCACAGTACAAGATTGCCAAGCCATCCATAATGCCCATCTTCATGCCGCCCAATTTGCCTGCATTCGAAGCTACGACGAAAACGTGCTTCAGGCATGGGAGGCGCTATTGGATACTGAAAGCTACCGCCATACCATCGACGATCCGGATAAGGCTTTGTGGGTGGTGGAATACAAAGGGGCCATCCGTGGATTTTTTCAAGTCGATTTTAAGGAAGCGCAATTAGACGCGCTTTATGTGCATCCGATTTTCCACAATCAAGGTTTGGGTACGGCTTTGCTGAGGCGTGCCGAAGAGTTGGCGCACCATGCCGGATTGAGTTTTTTAAAACTTTATGCTTCGCTCAATTCTGTTCCTTTTTACCGCATCAACCGTTATGAGTCTTTGGGTTCTGCGGTATTGCAGTTGAATCGGGAAGTCAAAGTCGAATGCGAATTAATGCGGAAATATCTTTAG